The Oceanivirga salmonicida genome has a window encoding:
- a CDS encoding ABC transporter ATP-binding protein encodes MIRFKDVQISYGKFVAVDNLNLEIKEGEFFTMLGPSGCGKTTTLRALLGFNEVTKGEIYINEKNVTKMPIEERGIGIVFQSYALFPTMTVYENIAFGLKVKKLNKDEVDKKVREICKKVHITEDKLFKNVSELSGGQQQRIAIARALVLNPAILCLDEPLSNLDAKLRVELRRELKRLQKQLKITTIYVTHDQEEALTLSDKIAVFNNGFVEQVGTPKEIYEKSKSKFVCEFIGDINKLQKTDLEKISPILSDKFNKDADIYFRLENLKTLRYDESDIEIEAIIDDVEYTGMTSKITYEVNGVKLKNVEKNSSDKDFKVGET; translated from the coding sequence ATGATAAGATTTAAAGATGTGCAAATAAGTTATGGTAAATTTGTAGCGGTTGATAATTTAAATTTAGAGATAAAAGAAGGTGAATTTTTCACTATGTTAGGACCATCGGGTTGTGGTAAAACTACAACTTTAAGGGCCTTATTAGGATTTAATGAAGTCACTAAGGGAGAAATATACATAAACGAAAAAAATGTAACAAAAATGCCTATAGAAGAAAGAGGTATAGGTATAGTATTTCAAAGTTATGCATTATTTCCTACAATGACGGTTTATGAAAATATTGCTTTTGGTTTAAAAGTAAAAAAATTAAATAAAGATGAAGTTGATAAAAAAGTTAGAGAAATTTGTAAAAAAGTACATATAACAGAAGATAAATTATTTAAAAATGTTTCAGAATTATCAGGTGGACAACAACAAAGAATAGCAATTGCAAGAGCGCTTGTATTAAATCCAGCAATATTATGTTTAGATGAGCCATTATCTAATTTGGATGCTAAATTAAGAGTTGAGTTAAGAAGAGAATTAAAGAGATTGCAAAAACAATTAAAAATAACGACTATTTATGTAACACATGATCAAGAAGAAGCTTTGACATTATCAGATAAAATAGCAGTTTTTAATAATGGGTTTGTTGAGCAAGTTGGAACTCCAAAAGAAATATATGAAAAATCAAAATCAAAATTTGTATGTGAATTTATAGGAGACATAAATAAATTACAGAAAACTGATTTAGAAAAAATAAGTCCAATATTAAGTGATAAATTTAATAAAGATGCAGATATTTATTTTAGATTAGAAAATCTAAAAACTTTAAGATATGATGAAAGTGATATTGAGATTGAAGCAATTATTGATGATGTAGAATATACGGGTATGACTTCAAAAATAACATATGAAGTAAATGGAGTAAAATTAAAAAATGTCGAAAAAAATTCAAGTGATAAAGATTTTAAGGTAGGAGAAACTA
- a CDS encoding extracellular solute-binding protein has translation MKKILMTLILSLAMLSCGDKKLIVYTNSGTNGRAEYLTEEAKKAGFDISVVSAGGTETSNRLLAEKNKPIADVVFGLNPIEYEKLKKADVLEKYEPVWAKDIPMGLSDPEGYYHAVTQTALLAVYNKEVIEKIGKVPTDWVELATDPLFKDKYSIFKTTSGTSKAVYSSIISRYKDPNGDLGISDKGWEVVKNYFGNAHIIQGEEDWWGNLMQGKMAVQMIWASGAIERGKKYNYDYGIMNPEIGVPLVVEQLAIIKGTQKKEMAEKFIDWLGSAEQQALWAQKFGTTPALPEALAKAPKESQEIIKNLKIQQIDWKFVSENIDAWLEKAQLQYIK, from the coding sequence ATGAAAAAAATTTTAATGACACTTATTTTAAGTTTAGCGATGTTATCATGTGGTGATAAGAAATTAATTGTTTATACTAATTCTGGTACAAATGGAAGGGCAGAATATTTAACAGAAGAAGCTAAAAAAGCAGGTTTTGATATTAGTGTTGTATCAGCAGGGGGAACAGAAACATCTAATAGATTATTAGCAGAAAAAAATAAACCTATTGCAGATGTTGTATTTGGATTAAATCCTATAGAATATGAAAAATTAAAAAAAGCTGATGTTTTAGAAAAATATGAACCAGTTTGGGCAAAAGATATTCCTATGGGATTATCTGATCCAGAAGGTTATTATCATGCAGTAACACAAACAGCACTATTAGCAGTATACAATAAAGAAGTCATAGAAAAAATTGGAAAAGTACCTACTGATTGGGTAGAATTAGCAACTGATCCATTATTTAAAGATAAGTATAGTATTTTTAAAACAACAAGTGGGACAAGTAAAGCAGTTTATTCTAGTATAATTTCTAGATATAAAGATCCAAATGGAGATTTAGGTATATCAGATAAAGGTTGGGAAGTAGTTAAAAATTATTTCGGAAATGCACATATAATACAAGGTGAAGAAGACTGGTGGGGAAACCTTATGCAAGGTAAAATGGCAGTTCAAATGATATGGGCATCAGGAGCTATTGAAAGAGGTAAAAAATATAATTATGATTATGGTATTATGAATCCTGAAATAGGTGTACCATTAGTTGTTGAACAATTGGCAATAATAAAAGGAACTCAAAAGAAAGAAATGGCTGAGAAATTCATAGATTGGTTAGGATCGGCAGAACAACAAGCATTATGGGCACAAAAATTTGGGACAACTCCGGCATTACCGGAAGCATTAGCAAAAGCTCCTAAAGAAAGTCAAGAAATAATAAAAAATTTAAAAATACAACAAATAGATTGGAAATTTGTATCTGAAAACATAGATGCTTGGCTTGAAAAAGCACAGTTACAATATATAAAATAG